In the genome of Caulobacter flavus, the window CCCGTACCGGCGCTTCATGCGGCTCACTTATCGGATGGCGAGCGGCGCCCCGCCGATCAGCTATGGATCGGCATGCGCAAAGTGAACCGGGTCTCTTCCGGACTCGAGGTGGCTGTCAGCGTCGCCTCGTGGGCTCGCGCAATCTCCGACGCGATGTAGAGCCCCAAGCCGAGCCCCTGTTGGGTTGGCGTAGCCGACGCGCGTTCGAACGGCTGGAAAAGGCGCGCCAAGGTTCCACTCGGAATGGGCAGGCCCTGGTTCGAGACCGAGAGTTCGAACGTGGCGTCGTGTATCGCGGCCTTGACGGCCACAGGGCCGTCTTTGGCGCCGTGGGTCAGGGCGTTGGCCACTAGGTTCGACAGAAGCTGGGCCAGCCTCTGGCGGTCGGCTGGAATCGCTCCGGGGACAGTGATGTCGGCTTCGATGACCCGGTCGGGGTGAGCTGTCCTTAGTTCGGACACCACATCCAGAAGGGCTGGGCCTACCTCGCTGTCCAGAGAGAGGTCTACATTGAAGCCGCCGCCCAAGCGCGCTCGGGCAAAGTCCATGACGTCGGAGATCAACCCCGCCATGCGCGTCGTGCTGGCCTCCATCTCCCCGAGGATCCAGCCGCTGCGTGGGCCAGTTGGATCCTTCCGCAGCAGCCGAACCCCGCCTTCGACCGCTGCCAGCGGGTTTCGGAGGTCATGTCCGAGCACGGCGATGAACTGTTCCCGCAGCACGGAACCAGCGCGCTCGTCGGTCAGGGCCGCTTCGCTGGACGCCAGTTGACGGCAAGCGTCGAGCTGGGCGCCAATCAGCTGCGCGAAGAGTTCAAAGGTCTCCTGGGCGTTCCGTTCAGCCAGCGGCGCCGGCGCGGGATCAATGGCGCACAGGGTCCCGAAGAACTGCCCTTGGCAGAAGATTGGGACAGCGATGTAGCTTTGCAGGCCGTACATCGCGGGCGTGGGATGGTTTGCGTATTGCGCATCCTCAGCGACGTGGCTGATCAGGACTGATTGGTGATGGTCACGGATTTCGCTGCAAAGCGTCGTCTCGACACTGAGTTCTCCGCCAACAGGAAGGCCGAAGTTAATGTGGTCGGCCACCGCGCAGGCAACCCATCGCTCACGCGTGACCCTGGCGACCACGGCATAACCCATTCCGGTCAACCGGCAGACATTGTCCAAAATCCTTGGAACGACGTCGATCGAGGCGACCGCCGCAATGTCGTCAGCGATTTCCGTCACGCCGCTAATCCACTTCATTCAATCTGGCGAGACCTTGATTGGCCGCAGCAGGGAACGCAAGAAGCGGTGCAGGAAGGAGCGCGGAAAGTTGTCGGCGCCGTTACCGCAGCCTTGGACGACAGAGCCAGCGCACAGCGGGGCGCCTCGGACGGCGGGGACGAACGTCCTGTTCCTGGAGGTGCGCCAACGTCAGTTGATGGGGGATTCTCTGACCATCAATTAGGGCCAGATGGCAGAACGTATGTCGATGGACCGCGGGTTTAGGACTGCCGAGGGCTGGAGGACGGCGAAATCAGACGCCCTCAATAGCGCCAGAGGAACGGCGCCGATTGCCAGACGATAGCGATGGCGGCGAGGGTCGAGGCCAGGGCCGACAGGCGATGGGCGAACACTCCGCCAAGGCCAGGTCGTCTGCAGGCGCGCCAGGCGCGAACGGCCAAGGCGACTGCGGCCAGGACGCAGGCGAGCGTCACGCCGGCTAGAAGCCAGGTGAGCGGCGTCTGGTGCTCGGGCGGGGATATGTCGGCCAGACTGGCGATCGCATAGGCGGCCAGGAAGTGCGCCGCCCACAGCACAAGACCGCCCAGCAGGGAAAGCCAGGTGTTCACGTAAGGCCTGCGGGGAAGAGGCGCGTGACGCCGAGCCCGACGAGGCCCTGGCCGGCGGTATAGGCCAAAAACAGGCCGACAACCTCGATGGTCGCTGGCCGGTCGGGGCCCACATAGCCGTACAGCCGTCGCATCAGCACATAGAGCGCCATGATCGCCGCGACGGCGACGAAGAAGGCCTGCCAGGCCAGGATGGCGTGGACGATCGCGCCCTGAGCGCTGGCCTTCGGCGCGAGGCCGGTCGCGCGCCACGACGACAGATCGACGCCGAAGGCTAGCGCCAGCAGAGCCCCCCCGGCCAAAACCATGGCTGTGGCCAGCCACGGTCGCGCGAGCTGGCGTCTGGCCAGCAGGGCAAGCGCGCCGCCGCCGATGGCCGATGCCGTCGCGACGGCCAGCGAGGCGGTGTCGGGCGGCGGTCGCCAGGTGTCGGGATTGCGGCTCCACAGGAAGACGTAGGAGAACACCGACATCGCCAGCACCATGCCCCCGACCACCAGGGTCACGACCATGGCCCACCAGCCGGTGCTCGACGGTCCGCTGGCATAGGTCGGCAGCTCGATCCCTGCGCCGACGTCGACCCTCTGCCGCGGCCGGGGATGGTCGAGGAACCAGCACCAGCGCAGCACGCAGAGGATGGCCAGAACGCCGCTCAGCACCGAGGCGGCGTAAGCCTGCACCGTCAGCAGCAGGAAAAAGCCGGCGGTGAATGCCGCCGCCCAGACATGCCAGCCGGATGGGACGGGCATTCGCAGCAGATGCTGAGGCTCGGCGTTGACCGGGCTGGTCACGAGGGTCTCGCGGCCGCCCGTGGGCGCGCCGGGCAGGAAGTAGCGCCCGGCGGCGACGTCGCGGGCGAGGTTCTTCTGGTCCCAGAGCGGATAGAGCGACGTCACCACCGGAATGCTGCGTGTCGAGTAGAGGCCCGCCGGCAGCCATTCCAGTCCGCCGCCGTCATAGACGTTGCCGGCCTCGCTGGCGCCGAAGGGGCGGAAGTTGCGGATCATGTCGATCAGCCAGATCAGCACGCCGGCGGCGAAGACGAAGGCGCCGATGCTGGAGATGAGGTTTGGCCACTCCCAGTCGCGGCCGGCCGCGTAGGTGTAGACTCGCCTGGGCATCCCCATGAGGCCGGTCAGATGCATGGGCAGGAAGGCCAGGTGCATGCCGGCGAACATCAGCCCGAAGGTCCAGCGGCCCAGGCGTTCGCTCAGCGGGCGGGCGGAGACCATCGGTGTCCAGTAGTAAATCGCGGCGAACAGCGGAAAGACCATCCCGCCGATCAGCACGTAGTGCAGGTGGGCGACGATGAAATAGGTGTCGTGGGCCTGCCAGTCGAAGGGAACCATGGCCGCCATCACGCCCGTCAGCCCGCCCATCACGAAGATCAGCAGCGAACCGAGCACGAAGAGCCCCGGCGCATTGAACTTCATCCGGCCCGAAGCGACCGTGGCGATCCAGGAAAACACCTGCACGCCGGCCGGCAGGCTGACGGCCATTGAGGCGGCCGAGAACATCCCGACCGACACGCCCGGCAGGCCGGTCGTGAACATGTGGTGGGCCCAAACCCCGAAGCTGATGAAGCCTGTGGCCAGGAAGGCCAGCACCACCAGCCAATGACCGACCAGCGGCGTACGGGCCACGGCCGGCACGATGGTCGACATCGCCCCGGCCGCCGGCAGGAAGATGATGTAGACCTCCGGGTGGCCGAAGAACCAGAAGAGGTGCTGCCACAGCATCGGATCGCCGCCGCGCGCAGCGTCGAAGAACGGCCAGCCAAGGGCGCGCTCCAGCTCCAGCAGGGTGGTGGCCAGGATCACCGAGGGGAAGGCGATGATGATCATGCCGGCGAACACCAGCATGGCCCAGGCGAACACCGGCAGCTTGTCCAGCGTCATGCCCGGGGCGCGGGTCTTCAGGACGCCGACGATGATCTCGATGGCCCCGGCGATGGCCGAAATCTCGATGAAGCCGATGCCCAGCAGCCAGAAGTCGGCGTTGATCCCCGGCGAGTAGGTGGTCGAAGTCAGGGGCGGATACATGAACCAGCCGCCGTTCGGCGCCAGGCCGAAGAACAGCGAGCAGAAGAAGGCCAGACCGCCGATCAGATACGCCCAGAAGGCATAGGCCGACAGGCGCGGGAAGGGCAGGTCGCGCGCGCCCAGCATCTGCGGCAGCAGCAGCACGCCCAGCGCCTCGACCGCCGGCACCGCGAACAGGAACATCATCACCGTGCCGTGCATGGTGAAGATCTGGTTGTAGGTTTCCTGGGCCAGCACGCCCTGCATCGGCAGGGCCAGCTGCGTGCGCATCAGGAGCGCCAGCACTCCGGCCAGCACGAAGAACAGCATGGCCGCGCCGACGTAGTAGACGCCGACATAGTTGTTGTTGATGACGGTGATCCATTGCCAGCCCTTGGGCGCGCACCAGATCGCTTCCAGTTGCTCCAACTCGCCCTTCGGCCGTCGCCCCTTGGTCGGAAAACGCTCGTAGAGGGCGGTGTCGAATCCGGTCTCCGACGGCGTGGGAGGGCCGCTCACTTCAGGCTCTCCAGATAGGCGGAGACGTCGCGCAGTTCCTGTCCGCTCAGTACCGGATAGGCCGGCATCCGGTTGCCGGGCTTGATCGCCTGGCTGTCGCCGATCCAGCCGGCGAGGGTTCCCTGGTTGTTGGGCAGCACGCCCGCGCCGAGGGTGCGCCTGGATCCCACATGGGTGAGGTCCGGGCCCGCCAGGCCGTTGGCGTCGGTTCCTCGGATCGCGTGGCAGGCGCCGCAGCCGGCGCGGTCGAACACGGCCTTACCGGCATG includes:
- a CDS encoding GAF domain-containing sensor histidine kinase — protein: MKWISGVTEIADDIAAVASIDVVPRILDNVCRLTGMGYAVVARVTRERWVACAVADHINFGLPVGGELSVETTLCSEIRDHHQSVLISHVAEDAQYANHPTPAMYGLQSYIAVPIFCQGQFFGTLCAIDPAPAPLAERNAQETFELFAQLIGAQLDACRQLASSEAALTDERAGSVLREQFIAVLGHDLRNPLAAVEGGVRLLRKDPTGPRSGWILGEMEASTTRMAGLISDVMDFARARLGGGFNVDLSLDSEVGPALLDVVSELRTAHPDRVIEADITVPGAIPADRQRLAQLLSNLVANALTHGAKDGPVAVKAAIHDATFELSVSNQGLPIPSGTLARLFQPFERASATPTQQGLGLGLYIASEIARAHEATLTATSSPEETRFTLRMPIHS
- a CDS encoding cbb3-type cytochrome c oxidase subunit I, translated to MSGPPTPSETGFDTALYERFPTKGRRPKGELEQLEAIWCAPKGWQWITVINNNYVGVYYVGAAMLFFVLAGVLALLMRTQLALPMQGVLAQETYNQIFTMHGTVMMFLFAVPAVEALGVLLLPQMLGARDLPFPRLSAYAFWAYLIGGLAFFCSLFFGLAPNGGWFMYPPLTSTTYSPGINADFWLLGIGFIEISAIAGAIEIIVGVLKTRAPGMTLDKLPVFAWAMLVFAGMIIIAFPSVILATTLLELERALGWPFFDAARGGDPMLWQHLFWFFGHPEVYIIFLPAAGAMSTIVPAVARTPLVGHWLVVLAFLATGFISFGVWAHHMFTTGLPGVSVGMFSAASMAVSLPAGVQVFSWIATVASGRMKFNAPGLFVLGSLLIFVMGGLTGVMAAMVPFDWQAHDTYFIVAHLHYVLIGGMVFPLFAAIYYWTPMVSARPLSERLGRWTFGLMFAGMHLAFLPMHLTGLMGMPRRVYTYAAGRDWEWPNLISSIGAFVFAAGVLIWLIDMIRNFRPFGASEAGNVYDGGGLEWLPAGLYSTRSIPVVTSLYPLWDQKNLARDVAAGRYFLPGAPTGGRETLVTSPVNAEPQHLLRMPVPSGWHVWAAAFTAGFFLLLTVQAYAASVLSGVLAILCVLRWCWFLDHPRPRQRVDVGAGIELPTYASGPSSTGWWAMVVTLVVGGMVLAMSVFSYVFLWSRNPDTWRPPPDTASLAVATASAIGGGALALLARRQLARPWLATAMVLAGGALLALAFGVDLSSWRATGLAPKASAQGAIVHAILAWQAFFVAVAAIMALYVLMRRLYGYVGPDRPATIEVVGLFLAYTAGQGLVGLGVTRLFPAGLT